The Rhizoctonia solani chromosome 4, complete sequence genome contains a region encoding:
- a CDS encoding 2OG-Fe(II) oxygenase family protein, translating into MIVPTLRSGFRAQLPKTVQFGLRARSLATVSSEPHFSIPVIDFSKFRRAQSLEEKQRTADEIVSAFERVGFIYLSRHGIAPETVDTAFKQSAEFFKLPMDVKAKLAWEDPRSNRGYVMPGRERVTQSTDPAEIARLRALAPDAKESMEIGRDWDATWANRWPDAKDAPKFKETFLSFFQTCHELHAEVMSSIALGLGLNERFFDKLIDEQYHNLRLLSYPPISRDALLKDGQARAGAHSDYGTLTLLFQDQVGGLEVQNPHTKDFQPATPIPGTIVVNVGDLLARWSNDRLLAPPIGTGPMTPARQSIAFFCNPNGGAEIACLPNTGKPKYPPVQTETYIVGRLKATYA; encoded by the exons ATGATTGTCCCAACTTTGCGTTCTGGTTTCCGTGCACAACTCCCCAAAACAGTGCAGTTTGGCTTACGAGCACGTAGCCTCGCAACTGTTAGTAGC GAGCCCCATTTCTCCATTCCCGTCATCGATTTTAGCAAATTCCGCAGAGCACAATCGCTGGAAGAGAAGCAAAGGACGGCCGACGAGATCGTATCTGCCTTTGAGCGAGTTGGATTCATCTATCTGTCCAGGCATGGGATCGCACCAGAGACGGTGGATACCGCATTCAAGCAGAGTGCCGAGTTTTTCAAGCTTCCAATGGATGTTAAAGCCAAACTTGCCTGGGAAG ATCCCCGTTCGAACAGAGGCTATGTGATGCCTGGTCGTGAGCGAGTCACTCAGTCGACCGACCCAGCAGAAATTGCCCGTCTTCGCGCTTTGGCTCCGGATGCGAAAGAGTCTATGGAAATTGGCCGAGACTGGGACGCAACTTGGGCAAACAGATGGCCAGATGCTAAAGATGCacccaaattcaaggagacATTTTTGAGCTTTTTCCAG ACGTGCCACGAGTTACATGCCGAGGTCATGTCTTCCATTGCTCTCGGGCTGGGCCTCAATGAACGATTCTTTGATAAACTGATCGATGAACAATATCACAATCTTCGATT ATTATCTTACCCTCCAATCAGCCGTGACGCACTTCTCAAAGACGGACAAGCTCGTGCGGGGGCCCATTCGGATTACGGTACTTTGACTTTGCTATTCCAAGACCAAGTAGGTGGATTGGAAGTTCAAAATCCGCATACTAAAGACTTCCAACCTGCCACTCCTATT CCTGGAACGATTGTCGTTAACGTGGGAGACCTCTTGGCTCGATGGTCCAATGACCGACTTC TTGCACCTCCTATCGGAACCGGCCCAATGACGCCTGCAAGGCAGTCCATTGCGTTCTTCTGTAACCCGAATGGGGGTGCTGAGATTGCGTGCTTGCCGAACACTGGCAAGCCCAAATATCCGCCAGTCCAAACCGAGACCTATATTGTCGGGAGGTTAAAGGCTACTTATGCATAG
- a CDS encoding ribosomal L15 → MGAYKYISELYKKKQSDVLRFLLRVRCWEYRQLNVIHRASRPSRPDKARRLGYKAKQGYVVYRVRVRRGNRKKPVPKARRQGVNHLKFQRGLRSTAEERVARRCGNLRVLNSYWVNQDGVYKYYEVILVDPSHKAIRRDPRISWIVNPVHKRREARGLTSIGKQNRGLGKGNRYNHTPARSTWKRHNTLSLRRYR, encoded by the exons ATGGGCGCATACAAGTACATTAGTGAACTCTACAAAAAGAAGCAGAGCGACGTGCTCAGGTTCCTCCTCCGCGTCCG CTGCTGGGAGTACCGCCAACTCAATGTTATTCACCGTGCTTCCCGCCCCTCTCGCCCCGACAAGGCCCGCCGTCTAGGCTACAAGGCCAAACAAGGCTATGTCGTGTACCGCGTGCGCGTGCGCCGTGGAAACCGCAAAAAGCCAGTGCCGAAGG CCCGTCGCCAGGGTGTCAACCACCTCAAGTTCCAGCGCGGCTTGAGGAGCACTGCTGAGGAGCGTGTTGCTCGTCGCTGCGGAAACTTGCGTGTGCTCAACTCGTACTGGGTTAACCAGGACGGTGTGTACAAGTACTACGAGGTCATTCTTGTCGATCCTTCCCACAAGGCT ATTCGCCGTGATCCTCGCATCAGCTGGATTGTTAACCCTGTCCACAAGAGGCGCGAGGCTCGTGGTCTTACTAGCATCGGAAAACAA AACCGTGGACTTGGCAAGGGCAACCGCTACAATCACACCCCTGCCCGCTCTACCTGGAAGAGGCACAATAC CCTCTCTCTCCGCCGTTACCGATGA
- a CDS encoding glycoside hydrolase family 16 protein has translation MGYLGILVLALLPLSSTVSAIPSRPSILSKVPFPPLTDYKHRINGLWKKNNHRSTVRRATNDSDSANLWVVDTLYEGQDFFDQFDFYTGSDPTNGQVQYVDRDTAFNESLAYVTSDDKIVMKVDNTTWLTQGQNRKSVRIQSKKRFNGGLFILDLEKAPHGCGTWPAFWTVGPNWPAGGEIDIFEGVHENTRNQATFHTADGCTITNPQNFTGEMLASNCYAYADNNAGCGLINDSAASFGAPFNAVGGGVFASRWDSNGVWIWFFHRSTIPNDITNKVPNPSLWGKPTALLSNSSCPPNKYFWDHQIVFDITFCGDWAGASYSVDGCPGTCSDHVLDPNNFYNTTWLINYVHVFRNAHVSGSLNAAMPRISPITSGPLALVLVALAAALSWSTLSSDEVNTPPHVFEIKDLASRSISELDERPIDAYPPPTFKSLTTLPIDDPTGPPILKMMNKNAEPFRGRNVVLVLGALAAQSHALSLHLPRSPPSMYLSKPISAIKRALSVGRRQSSSPTPNTNDTANLWVVDSLYEGQSFYDEWDFFNYADPTNGMVDYVDRETAFKEGLAYVTPDNKIVMKVDNTTVLKAGEYRKRQVSTKKRYNGGLFIIDIERAPHACSAWPAFWTVGPNWPHGGEIDIFEGVHESTKNQATFHTASGCKITNPQNFTGNLVSDDCSHDYGGMGCGLINDSVASFGAPFNAVGGGVFATRWDDDGVWGWFFHRSTIPRDITNNTPNPKNWGKPTVLLSPESCDPKKYFWDHVIVFDITLCGDLGGPTYATSGCPGTCAEQVMSPSVYNNASWSVNYVHVFRNSKVLGSIPSSAHMTSRPLDTTFLLWTLLFACWAWRSFRSVLTN, from the exons ATGGGTTACCTTGGCATCCTTGTATTGGCACTTCTCCCGCTCTCTAGTACTGTATCAGCCATCCCATCACGCCCTTCGATATTAAGTAAAGTCCCATTCCCACCGCTCACCGATTACAAACACCGAATCAATGGCCTGTGGAAGAAAAACAATCACAGAAGCACTGTTCGTCGAGCAACAAACGACTCAGACTCGGCGAACCTATGGGTTGTAGATACCCTGTATGAAGGTCAAGACTTTTTCGA CCAATTTGATTTCTACACGGGAAGTGATCCTACCAA TGGACAAGTCCAATACGTAGATCGCGATACAGCATTTAACGAAAGTCTAGCCTATGTGACGAGCGACGACAAGATTGTTATGAAAGTTGATAATACCACTTGGTTAACCCAGGGACAGAACCGAAAGAG CGTGCGAATTCAATCCAAGAAACGATTCAATGGGGGACTTTTCATTCTTGATTTGGAAAAGGCACCTCATGGGTGTG GTACATGGCCTGCATTCTG GACTGTTGGACCAAACTGGCCTGCCGGCGGAGAAATAGATATTTTTGAGGGCGTACACGAAAATACCCGAAACCAAGCGACATTCCATACCGCGGACG GATGTACGATCACAAATCCACAAAATTTTACTGGCGAGATGCTG GCAAGCAATTGTTATGCATATGCAGACAATAACGCCGGGTGCGGTCTCATCAACGACAGTGCTGCGAGCTTCGGAGCTCCGTTTAATGCTGTTGGGGGTGGGGTGTTTGCGAGTCGGTGGGATTCGAATGGAGTTTGGATTT GGTTCTTCCATCGCTCAACGATCCCGAACGATATTACCAACAAAGTTCCCAATCCCTCACTGTGGGGAAAACCAACGGCATTGTTATCAAATAGCTCGTGCCCCCCGAACAAGTATTTCTGGGACCATCAG ATCGTCTTTGATATAACCTTCTGTG GTGATTGGGCAGGCGCCTCGTACTCTGTAGACGGATGCCCTGGTACCTGTTCGGACCACGTACTGGACCCCAATAACTTCTAT AACACAACTTGGTTAATC AATTACGTTCACGTGTTTAGAAACGCTCATGTGAGCGGGAGTTTGAACGCTGCCATGCCTCGCATATCGCCCATAACCAGTGGCCCCTTGGCTCTCGTCCTGGTGGCGTTGGCAGCGGCGCTGTCGTGGAGCACTTTG AGCAGCGATGAGGTAAACACCCCGCCTCATGTGTTTGAAATTAAGGACTTGGCATCGCGCTCGATTTCAGAACTGGACGAACGACCCATCGACGCCTACCCTCCCCCTACCTTCAAATCACTTACGACCCTGCCCATAGACGACCCTACTGGACCACCCATACTTA AAATGATGAACAAAAACGCCGAGCCTTTTCGTGGCCGCAACGTGGTTCTTGTGTTGGGGGCTCTGGCCGCTCAAAGCCATGCACTTTCTCTCCATCTCCCTCGTTCTCCACCTTCCATGTATCTGTCAAAGCCCATTTCAGCCATTAAACGCGCACTTTCTGTCGGACGGAGGCAAAGCTCGAGCCCCACTCCGAACACCAACGACACGGCAAATCTCTGGGTGGTAGACTCGCTATACGAGGGACAGAGTTTCTACGA TGAGTGGGACTTTTTCAATTACGCCGATCCGACCAA TGGAATGGTTGATTACGTCGACCGCGAAACGGCCTTCAAGGAAGGTTTAGCATATGTAACGCCCGATAATAAAATTGTGATGAAGGTTGATAATACCACTGTATTGAAAGCCGGCGAATACCGCAAGAGGCAAGTTTCA ACCAAAAAACGGTACAACGGAGGGTTGTTTATCATCGACATCGAGAGGGCTCCTCATGCCTGCA GCGCGTGGCCTGCATTTTG GACTGTTGGTCCCAACTGGCCTCACGGAGGTGAGATTGATATATTCGAAGGCGTACACGAGAGTACCAAGAATCAGGCCACGTTCCACACTGCTTCTG GATGCAAAATCACCAACCCACAAAACTTCACTGGAAACCTTGTT TCGGATGACTGTTCGCACGACTATGGAGGAATGGGATGCGGCCTCATAAACGATAGCGTTGCGAGTTTCGGAGCTCCGTTCAACGCTGTTGGTGGGGGCGTATTTGCTACGAGATGGGATGACGATGGCGTTTGGGGAT GGTTCTTCCATCGTTCTACAATTCCACGAGATATCACAAATAACACTCCCAACCCTAAGAACTGGGGGAAGCCTACCGTTTTACTTTCTCCGGAAAGCTGCGACCCCAAGAAGTATTTCTGGGATCACGTT ATTGTATTTGATATCACCCTCTGTG GTGATCTGGGCGGTCCTACCTATGCAACGAGTGGATGCCCTGGAACATGCGCGGAACAAGTTATGAGCCCTTCTGTTTATAAT AATGCTTCTTGGTCTGTA AACTACGTGCATGTATTCCGCAATTCTAAAGTCCTTGGTTCTATACCTTCCTCTGCACACATGACTTCACGCCCGTTGGATACAACGTTCTTGCTTTGGACTCTGCTCTTCGCGTGTTGGGCCTGGCGCTCGTTTAGATCTGTTTTGACGAACTAG
- a CDS encoding mucoidy inhibitor A, giving the protein MVDSPVSHRVKINASEQDHLIDSVTVFQTGQAEIKRHVQLHLKIVTEHLPSLLVEDSLRVQGTGTAIIFDVVYHSPNKQSRLYPKHDESSDEGNEEESECYDTIQALEKQRSTVESQVSFLQAYGSSLSSQNYSVKDLDDFLDMYGSRQDALNKRIRELDLDIKRAKKTFRTVQKKQTEHKPQAYRRTKVTVTVISEEEGRAELILTYVVWNASWTPIYEVRASMSSSPNSPSTVMLHYRASLTQTTGEDWSEATLTLSTAAPYRGVNMPILSTWRIGVPPMAERREQYRSRSRSRSLSRSPIRIARVLESSDRSASRGRPCSPILPVIKDKPTSMTIRQASEVDTGVLSATFKIPGISNIPSDEGNHKVLICSLDLQINPEWICIPRKDEAVFLRCKIVGSSEYTFLPGEASVFIGDSFVSKSQIQDVPTNDSFQLSLGTDPTLRVTYVPVQTHKHTTSEPGFNFPGRQKQAKQIITKYSQQINIRNTRSTVVPALHIIDHVPVSNLETLKVKVVSPQGLRENHRPTESGGAQSRGEV; this is encoded by the exons ATGGTCGATTCACCTGTTTCTCACAGAGTTAAAATCAATGCTTCGGAGCAAGATCATTTGATTGACTCTGTTACAGTCTTTCAGACAGGTCAAGCCGAGATCAAACGTCATGTCCAACTTCATCTCAAG ATTGTCACCGAGCATCTCCCAAGCCTTCTTGTCGAAGACTCCTTGCGCGTTCAAGGGACTGGTACTGCCATCATTTTCGACGTTGTATATCATTCTCCCAATAAGCAGTCTCGACTCTATCCAAAACACGATGAAAGTAGTGATGAAGGTAACGAAGAGGAGAGTGAATGCTACGATACGATACAGGCTCTAGAGAAGCAACGCAGCACAGTTGAGAGCCAGGTCTCGTTTCTGCAAGCATACGGCAGCTCATTGAGTAGCCAAAACTATAGCGTGAAAGATCTGGATGACTTTCTGGATATGTATGGGTCTCGACAAGATGCACTAAACAAAAGGATACGGGAGCTGGACTTGGATATCAAACGAGCAAAAAAGACGTTTCGCACAGTACAGAAGAAACAAACGGAGCACAAACCCCAAGCGTACAGACGCACCAAGGTCACTGTCACCGTGATATccgaggaagaaggcagAGCAGAACTGATACTAACATATG TTGTATGGAATGCAAGTTGGACTCCAATTTACGAAGTCCGAGCCTCGATGTCTTCATCTCCCAACTCTCCGTCTACTGTTATGCTACATTACCGAGCGTCGCTTACTCAAACAACTGGGGAAGATTGGTCAGAGGCGACTCTAACATTATCGACAGCAGCACCCTATCGTGGGGTTAACATGCCAATATTATCAACGTGGCGTATTGGCGTGCCACCAATGGCAGAACGACGAGAACAGTACCGGTCCCGATCTAGATCTCGATCCTTATCTCGATCCCCAATAAGAATTGCTCGCGTGCTGGAAAGTTCAGATCGCTCAGCCTCACGAGGACGTCCGTGTTCGCCAATCCTTCCAGTTATAAAGGATAAACCTACTTCAATGACCATTCGTCAAGCAAGCGAAGTTGATACAGGAGTACTTAGTGCAACATTCAAAATCCCAGGGATTAGCAACATTCCGAGCGACGAAGGAAACCATAAAGTGCTTATATGCTCGCTAGACCTCCAGATAAACCCCGAATGGATTTGCATACCACGAAAGGATGAAGCCGTATTCCTACGG TGCAAAATCGTCGGCTCAAGTGAATATACGTTTCTTCCGGGAGAGGCTAGTGTATTTATAGGGGATAGTTTTGTATCCAAGAGCCAGATTCAA GATGTTCCAACAAATGACTCCTTCCAACTCTCACTTGGCACCGACCCCACACTCCGTGTAACCTATGTGCCCGTTCAAACTCACAAACACACGACATCGGAGCCCGGATTCAATTTCCCCGGGCGTCAAAAACAAGCCAAGCAAATAATAACAAAGTACTCCCAGCAAATTAATATACGAAACACTCGCTCGACGGTGGTTCCAGCCTTGCATATAATTGATCATGTGCCCGTTAGCAACCTCGAGACCCTCAAAGTGAAAGTCGTCTCACCCCAAGGGCTACGAGAAAACCATAGGCCCACGGAAAGCGGTGGTGCTCAAAGTCGCGGAGAAGTCTGA
- a CDS encoding mitotic chromosome condensation-like protein, whose protein sequence is MPRNKQSAQDVKPLTPDTYTTPIPEIFQQVQASTANHNKNCVALAKLFSGCAGIYEEVQSRGGGIRLTGEKAFQLMFARMVNSVLPIKKGVSNADRVIRFIGSFVKYITDKAAQQKAKENEENPADSDEEDDDTPASRFVTYLLKYVLQGFVAKDKNIRYRCVHITAEMISGLGEIDEDIYESLRSSLLDRAQDKETFVRLQAAIALAKLARGEDMQREQREVYLSDVLIDMIQYDSAPEVRRAALLNFAPTQRTLKTILARTRDVDTTLRKLVYHHVLSSLKPEVLSVAQREEVVSNGLGDREESVRGAAARMIGTWVDAKNGDLLEFLKYFDLLKSKVAEDALLSVFLARPEIHDSVQFGDDYWSNLTPEKAFLARVFIDRCVAEKDNERLDRSLPVVTMFAFRIQQEYNKLLEVLRQLEVRNNKDSESSDEEDEKKDVQLEEQAIDGELILGELLGFAVNLDYGDETGRRRMFQLIRDMLSQEALPVGLLNRGLDVLLKLSENERDMIRVVVEIVTELRDVLIKDGDAQLEGVQAADDRTTQWGDEERTQLGTRPTEPELSEEDLMHKLAIDLRCVTLCVGMLERVNSTLQENSALHGLVPELIIPSIQSKHPQLREKGLVCLGLCCLIDKRMTAGSYQLFVNQVQTASTEVKKKVLPILYDLIMVHHDAEYLREPRMINFLMHQLEDEEEEIQAITCVGFAKLLLAGIVTDDKVLRSLVASYLQPDTVDNQPLRQCLSYFLPVYCYSSSNNQRTMQRVFMVLFKLLCEVYHDKDDSQEMITPAQLGALFLDWMDPLKVVEVLGQKHDDSVHVDVGCDIIRELFEKNMEKEVRKVLVQLLGKLYLPDQLSDAKVLSLHLLIMNLKLRRPLRDAPNRNAFTKFEASFRKKYSAQLTGMSEADHAAFQESHIQELQSWIDEIEADSDAEEYAHPDATQEGKRTSRARRVKSEAASRAESVHQEEAAEGSAADEEKPEVTAEEPYDGEEEEEEEGEEEEEED, encoded by the exons ATGCCCCGGAATAAGCAATCTGCCCAAGATGTTAAGCCTCTCACTCCTGACACATACACGACCCCTATACCCGAAATATTTCAACAAGTCCAGGCATCGACTGCCAATCACAATAAAAACTGTGTAGCTCTTGCCAAATTGTTTAGCGGATGTGCTGGGATCTACGAGGAGGTTCAATCACGAGGAGGAGGAATCCGTTTGACTGGAGAAAAGGCCTTTCAACTTATGTTCGCGAGGATGGTCAACAGCGTCCTGCCTATCAAGAAGGGCGTTTCCAACGCAGACAGAGTGATTAGATTTATTGGGTCGTTTGTCAAATATATTACCGACAAAG CCGCCCAAcagaaggccaaggaaaacGAAGAGAACCCAGCTGATAGCGACGAAGAGGATGACGATACCCCAGCCTCGCGTTTCGTCACTTATCTGTTGAAATACGTGCTTCAAGGTTTCGTAGCTAAAGACAAAAATATCAGATACCGCTGTGTTCATATCACCGCCGAGATGATTTCCGGGTTAGGGGAAATTGA TGAGGACATTTATGAGAGTTTAAGAAGTTCTTTGCTAGATAGAGCGCAGGACAAAGAGACGTTCGTTCGTTTGCAAGCAGCTATCGCACTGGCGAAGCTGGCTCGGGGCGAAGATATGCAAAGGGAGCAGCGAGAGGTGTATTTGTCTGACGTTCTGATTGACATGATACAATATGATTCTGCTCC TGAAGTTCGCCGAGCGGCACTCCTAAATTTTGCTCCTACTCAAAGGACACTAAAAACCATACTCGCCCGAACACGAGACGTAGATACCACTTTGAGGAAGCTTGTGTATCATCATGTCTTATCAAGCTTAAAACCCGAGGTCTTATCAGTAGCACAGCGAGAAGAGGTAGTGAGCAACGGGCTTGGTGACCGTGAAGAAAGTGTGCGCGGTGCAGCTGCTCGAATGATTGGTACTTGGGTGGATGCCAAGAATGGAGATCTGCTCGAG TTCCTAAAATATTTTGACCTACTGAAAAGTAAAGTCGCCGAAGATGCATTACTCTCGGTTTTCCTTGCCCGTCCTGAAATTCATGACTCTGTCCAGTTTGGAG ATGACTATTGGAGCAATTTGACACCTGAAAAAGCATTCCTTGCACGAGTGTTTATTGACCGTTGCGTTGCCGAAAAGGACAACGAAAGGTTGGATAGGTCGCTCCCCGTGGTAACCATGTTTGCGTTCCGTATACAACAAGAGTACAACAAACTTTTGGAAGTGTTACGCCAGCTCGAGGTTCGCAATAACAAAGACTCCGAGTCAAGTGATGAAGAGGACGAAAAAAAGGATGTACAATTGGAGGAGCAGGCTATCGACGGAGAGCTAATACTTGGAGAACTTCTCGGTTTTGCTGTCAATTTGGACTATGGAGATGAAACTGGAAGGAGAAGAATGTTCCAGCTTATAA GGGATATGTTGTCACAAGAGGCTTTGCCAGTCGGTTTATTAAACCGGGGCCTGGATGTCTTACTTAAGCTCTCTGAGAATGAGCGTGATATGATTCGGGTGGTCGTGGAGATTGTTACTGAGCTACGGGACGTGCTGATTAAGGATGGTGATGCTCAA CTCGAGGGCGTACAAGCCGCCGACGATCGCACAACCCAGTGGGGTGACGAAGAGCGGACCCAGTTGGGTACAAGGCCAACAGAGCCTGAACTCAGTGAAGAGGACCTCATGCACAAACTTGCTATTGATTTGCGTTGTGTTACGCTATGTGTTGGGATGTTGGAGCGAGTGAATTCG ACCCTTCAAGAAAATTCGGCGCTGCACGGATTAGTGCCCGAATTGATTATTCCTAGCATCCAAAGCAAACACCCTCAATTACGGGAGAAAGGACTCGTGTGTCTGGGCCTGTGTTGCTTGATTGACAAG CGCATGACTGCTGGTTCTTATCAGCTTTTTGTCAACCAAGTTCAAACTGCATCCACTGAGGTGAAGAAGAAGGTTCTGCCAATCTTATACGACTTGATTATGGTCCATCATGACGCCGAGTATTTACGGGAGCCCCGAATGATTAACTTTTTAATGCACCAGctggaagacgaggaggaggaaatTCAAGCGATTACTTGCGTCGGGTTTGCCAAACTGCTGTTGGCTGGAATCGTAACGGATGATAAG GTACTACGCAGTTTGGTTGCATCCTACTTGCAACCAGACACCGTGGACAATCAGCCCCTTCGACAATGCCTTAGCTACTTTCTGCCGGTTTATTGCTACTCTTCATCTAACAACCAGCGCACCATGCAAAGA GTGTTTATGGTCCTCTTCAAACTTCTCTGTGAAGTATATCATGACAAGGACGATTCTCAAGAGATGATTACTCCTGCCCAGCTAGGAGCACTCTTTTTGGATTGGATGGATCCGTTGAAAGTTGT AGAAGTCTTGGGACAGAAGCATGATGACTCCGTACACGTAGATGTAGGCTGCGACATAATCAGGGAGCTATTTGAGAAGAACATGGAAA AGGAAGTACGCAAAGTGCTGGTTCAGTTACTCGGGAAGCTATATCTTCCAGACCAGCTCAGCGATGCCAAGGTCCTTAGTCTTCACTTGTTGATTATGAATCTCAAGCTC CGCCGACCATTGAGAGATGCACCCAATCGTAATGCATTTACCAAATTTGAAGCATCTTTCAGGAAAAAATACAGTGCTCAACTTACAGGCATGAGCGAAGCGGACCACGCTGCGTTCCAAGAGTCGCATATCCAGGAGCTCCAAAGTTGGATCGATGAAATCGAGGCCGACAGTGATGCTGAAGAGTACGCGCACCCTGATGCGACGCAGGAAGGAAAAAGAACCAGTCGGGCCAGGAGGGTCAAGTCCGAAGCAGCTTCCAGAGCCGAGTCTGTGCATCAGGAAGAGGCAGCGGAGGGATCTGCGGCCGACGAAGAAAAGCCCGAGGTTACAGCAGAAGAGCCGTATGAtggcgaggaagaggaagaggaagaaggcgaagaggaagaagaagaggattGA